The following nucleotide sequence is from Acidobacteriota bacterium.
TTCAGACGATTCTGCCGCTTTCAAGTCCAGGTAGTACTTGCCACTCGTCACTTCGATCATCACACCGCTATCCACAAGGGCCTGGAAGACGGCTGACCGATCACAGTGGATCTCCTCAAGAGCCACAGCTCTCGCTTGTTCCGTGGCACCTGCCTCCTGGAATCGCCGGAGGTATTGAGCCTGCTTTCCAGCGACGATGGCGGCAAAGGTAGCGGCGGTACTCATGCTTCACCTCTTCGTGTAGCTAACGTTGTTCGTCATGCGCTTCTGGCCATGATGCGAGGATCTCCTGAGCACACTTCAGGTCCCGAGAGGGGTCCGTGGGAAGACCCATCGTAACCGTGCGGACGTATTCAAGATGGGCGGCGAGTTCCGACTCAGATGTTCCAGCGGTGAGGAGTGACACGATGCGCGGCGCATAGGAGTCGTACTCATCGACCGGTGAGCCCTCTCCGACCATGACCCCGATTGGATCCCATTTCCGAAGGTGGGCCTCTACCCGACGTACCACCTCCATGGCCTGCGTTCTTCGACGTGTCATTTCGAGATCCTTCAACATGTGTTCTCGGTGCTTCTCCGGAGCCACGCCATCTCTAGGTCCCATTGGGACGAAGCACAGCCTTGATCACGGCCCCTTGCTCGCTATCGGCTACGGCCTTGTTGATCTCCTCGAGTGGGTAGTACTCGATCAAGCGGTCGATCGGGAAGCGGCCCTGCAGGTAGAGGTCGACGATCTGTGGGATCAAGATCTGCGGAATCGCGTCGCCTTGGATGATCCCGCGAAGTGTCCGGCCGAGAAGAATCGTCCAGGGATCGAGCGACACTTCCTCCCCAGGTGGAACCTGTCCAACCATGCCGCACACACCCAGGGGCCGCAGCGCATCCACCGCCTGTCGGATGACCTTCGTGACCCCTGTGCTCTCGAAGGAGTAGTTCACTCCACCCTTGGTAATGCGCTGGATCTCTTGCACGGGATCCGCCGAGGCCGCATTGATGATGTGCGTGGCCCCCAGCTCCTTTGCCAAGCGGAGCCGGTTGTCTTTCACGTCGACCGCGATGATGGTGGTGCATCCGGCGACACGCGCCGCCATGATGGCACACATCCCGACGGCTCCTGCGCCGAAGGCGGCGAGACTCGAGCCGGGCGCGCAGCGAAGCGATGTGAAAATGGCCCCGGCGCCCGTTTCGACGCTGCAGGCGAAGGGGCCGAGGATGTCTAGCGGAACATCACGGCGCACTTTCACGAGGCTTTCTTCCTCGCAGAGTGCGTGCGTGGCGAACGACGATTGGCCGAAGAAATTGCCGTGAACTGCGTCTTGCCCCTTGCTCATGGTGGGGCTGCCGTCGGGCCGGTCGAGCCCGAGGCGAATACGCATGACGTCTTCACAATATGGCGTTCTCAATAGACACGCCGGGCACTTGCCGCAGGTGTTAAAGCCGATGACGACGTGGTCGCCCGGCTGGACGGTCGTGCAGTGAGACCCCACCTGCTCGACGACCCCGGCCCCTTCGTGTCCGAGGACGCACGGCATTGGAACCTCGTAATCGCCATCGCGTGTGGCGAGGTCCGTGTGGCAGATGCCGGAGGAGACGACGCGCACGACGACTTCGTTGGCTCTGGGCTCTTCGAGATCGATCTCGTCGATCACGAACGGCTGTCGTGCGGCTTTAACTACGGCTGCCTTGATTCTCATCGTGCGTCAAACCCCCTCTCGTGTGTACATCGGAATGCATTGGCCTAAGGTGTCTTCTCGTGAGCGACCTCTCGGTGCCGGTCAATCCAATAGCCCCATCCTACGATCAGCCATTGAGCCTGGCCGACCCACGCCAGGGCTGTGACGCTGGGAGGGGGCTCGCCGAACACGTTGCCGGCATAGACAAGCAGGAGGAACCCGACCAGAGCCCAGAGGCCAACGATGCCGATGCGGTCTTTGGGCCGGGTCAGACGGAGATACAGGCTGACGCCGATGGCGAAAACCGCCAACTCGAGTACGAGGGTCGCGATCGTCGAATTCCACAGCCCGAGGCCGAGCCGGAGGTCGGTGCCGGGTGCGAGAGGGAGATCGGGACGGTGTACGAACAGGTCGAGAATCCAGTGACTCAGTAGGGCGGCTCCGCAGACCCATGCACCCGTTGAGTAACGGCGGACGACGTAGTACGCGGCTCCGAACATGACGGCCCAGAGGAGGACCGCCAGGAGGCTGTGGGAGATCGGATAGTGCGTGAAATCGAGGGGCGTGACGCGCGTGACGCCAGGGGAGATGACCACACGCTCGATTCCGACGAGCAGGAGTGTTGGCCACAGGAGGTCGATGAACTGCGACGCAAGAAAGAGCGAGCCGAGCGACACCTTGGGAGCTGCAGCCTTGGCTCCGAAACCAACACCAAAGTGACCAAGGAACATGTCTGCTTAAACCTCCGGTTGGGCGACGGATGGCCGCCCATTTCGCTAGATCAACTCGCCTTTCTCTCGCTTTCGGTAGCCGAGCAAGCGCGCTGGCAAAAACAAAACGGCATGCAAGAAAGCAAACACGGCATTCACGCCGATGCCGAACAGCCGAAATGGCAACGAGAGCACCCATATCACCGGCCAAAGAACCAGCGCCAATAGCGCCACTGGCCAACACAGAACGAACAAGATGCACCAGCCGATAAGACCAAGAAATGATTTCAAGGGAACCCTCCCACTCTGTCTCATGGTAACCGGAGATTATGGCAATCGACCGGATCCGTAATGCTCCGACAGGTTCATCTGCCGGCCTGCCTGGACTCGGATGGCGACTCTTCGCTCGATCCCGATGAGCCGCGGACCGCCAGGAGGACCAAGAAGGAATACGCCAGAACGAATGCACCATGAATGACGATGTCGGGCCACGGATTGCCGATGAGCCATTCTTGCCCGATGCCTCGATAGCCGTGGATGCCAATCCAGGCGTGGCGCGCAAGCATCACGAGCGCGAGACCCAGCGCCTGTCGTCGCGGCATGAAGGCGGCGCACAGGCATACGAGCCCGATGACCACATAGAAGACTGAGAGCCCAGACAAGGCCGACATTGTCACGGGACTCGTCCCCGGATCCTCCAGATCGACGATGGTGGCGTAGGTGGAGAGGGGATAGAGCCACGAGGCGACGCCAAAGCCGATCGACAGAAGCGCATCGATCCCGAACACGACAAGGCCGAGTCTCGAGCGTCGCACTTCCGGGAGGTTAGTCATGCCTCACTTCCAGCCCCGCTGCGGCCGGACGCCGCAACCATGTGTCGATCTATCTTACGCCACCGTCGTGACAATGCGGGCCGTCAAGTGCAAGACTTTGTTAGTCGGCATCACCTACAACCGAGATCAAGTCTGACACATGGCGTTCGTAGCGAGCCGGTGTACACTCGGAGAGCAAACTTGGAGGGCTCTTCCGGTGAGAATAAGTTTCATATCTGTCGTCCTCGTCGCGTCTTGCCTGTCGAGCGGTGCAGGCGAACCACAGCAGCCAACGGAGTCTCCCCACGTATGCCAATCGGCCGGCAATCCTGACGGTCCCGTCGTCGAATCCATCAATGTGCACGGCCTGAACCGCATGAGCGAACCGGCCTTTCTACACGCGCTGGGGTTGGGGTTCCGTGCCAGGTATGACCTCGAGCACCTTCAGTCCCGTCTTGACGTCCTTTGGGACCTCGGGTTCTTCGAGGAGATCGACTTCGACGCAATTACTCTGGCGTCAGGAGACAAGGTCCTAACATTCACGGTTCGGGAATTGGCGCTGGTGCAATCGATTACGTTCGATGACACGAACGTTCTCGATCCTGAGCTCGCTCTAGACCGATTCGATGATTTAGCGTTGAGCGCGAGGTCCGGAAGACCATCAAACCTTCGCAAGCTTCCGATTGCTGAGCAGGCCGTCCGGGACCTCCTGGCCGATTGCGGTTATCTCGATTCTACGGTCAATGCAGAAGTAATCGACGTCACGGACGCCGTGGTCACGGTTCATTTCAGTATTGACGTCGGGGAACCCGTAAAGGGTCGTTAGTAAGGGGCTGGCCACGCGGCAGATTGAATCGAATCGCTCTGGAGTTTCTCGAGTAGCAGTCCGGCTGCAAAACCTAGTCAGGCTGTGGCCCCAATAACGAAAAATCGACGATCACTGGGTAATGATCCGAGCCATTTCGCCCTCCGATCTCTTTGTCGAGGATCTTGATTCCGGACGAATAAAGACAATGGTCGATCGGAATCAGCATCGGGAAGAGGTGGGTCGGCCAGGTAGTTTGAACTCCATGTCCTCGCGAAGCATCTCGTAGCCCAGACTCCCGGATCAGCTTCCTGAAGTGATACGACCAGGGGGAGGTATTCAGATCACCGAGGACTACGACAGGAGCATCCAAGCCTGCAGTGACCCGTGGTATTTCGGCAAGATGCCGGTCTCTCATTCTGGCGTACTCCGAACCGACCGGTGGAAGCGTGTGGGTTCCTAAGATAAAGAATGCGCGCCCATCCAGAGCGAACTTCGCGAGAATCGTTGGTACACCGATATTTCCAACGTCGAGAATGTTGCTATCAAGAGGGGCGTCCTTACTGAGCAGCACCATCCCAAAATTATCTTCTCTTGGCTTACTTACGACGTGCGGATAGCGGTCTTTAATCGCGTTGAGCGCTTCGGACCAACGCTGGTTGACCTCCTGAATCAACACGAAGTCTGGGTCGTGTCTCTTAATACCGGCAAGCACGGCGGCGTGGTCAGTATTACTGCTGTGCACGTTAATCAGCATCGCGCTCAACGGCCGACCTTGCGAACCAGGTTCAGATGGCGTTCCCATGTAGAGCTGAAGTACGAGCACGAGGTTGAGAAGTGCCATCGCAGAGAATAGACCTGCGAGCCGATACGATCGAGTTGCAACAAGGGCAGTCGCCACGACAACGAGGGTGACGAAGTACTGGACGCGGAAATGTGAGGCGAGATCTAGAACCCACGAGAGTTGGCCGGCCAGGCCGGCGATCGAAGCGATCGTCGCAACTGTGCCCGCAGCAGATAGCAATCCGACGACGCCAGGCTTCTTGCGGAAGAAGGAGTGTTTAGTCAATCTGATATCAGTCTAATGTTCGTGTTCAGCTGCGGGCGCGGCGCATGCGCTTGTTACGAGGCACTGCCTAATCCGACTTCATCATCAGAATTATATAAGCGACCACGCCTCCGGCAATAACTCCAACTCGAATTCCAATGACTGTATTATCGAGCAGCCCGCCTACCAACGCTCCAAGTGCTCCACCTACTAAAATGCAAGGGATGGCAGTCTTGAGATTGGTGGCGATAGTCTTT
It contains:
- a CDS encoding NAD(P)-dependent alcohol dehydrogenase yields the protein MRIKAAVVKAARQPFVIDEIDLEEPRANEVVVRVVSSGICHTDLATRDGDYEVPMPCVLGHEGAGVVEQVGSHCTTVQPGDHVVIGFNTCGKCPACLLRTPYCEDVMRIRLGLDRPDGSPTMSKGQDAVHGNFFGQSSFATHALCEEESLVKVRRDVPLDILGPFACSVETGAGAIFTSLRCAPGSSLAAFGAGAVGMCAIMAARVAGCTTIIAVDVKDNRLRLAKELGATHIINAASADPVQEIQRITKGGVNYSFESTGVTKVIRQAVDALRPLGVCGMVGQVPPGEEVSLDPWTILLGRTLRGIIQGDAIPQILIPQIVDLYLQGRFPIDRLIEYYPLEEINKAVADSEQGAVIKAVLRPNGT
- a CDS encoding metal-dependent hydrolase encodes the protein MFLGHFGVGFGAKAAAPKVSLGSLFLASQFIDLLWPTLLLVGIERVVISPGVTRVTPLDFTHYPISHSLLAVLLWAVMFGAAYYVVRRYSTGAWVCGAALLSHWILDLFVHRPDLPLAPGTDLRLGLGLWNSTIATLVLELAVFAIGVSLYLRLTRPKDRIGIVGLWALVGFLLLVYAGNVFGEPPPSVTALAWVGQAQWLIVGWGYWIDRHREVAHEKTP
- a CDS encoding endonuclease/exonuclease/phosphatase family protein, with protein sequence MTKHSFFRKKPGVVGLLSAAGTVATIASIAGLAGQLSWVLDLASHFRVQYFVTLVVVATALVATRSYRLAGLFSAMALLNLVLVLQLYMGTPSEPGSQGRPLSAMLINVHSSNTDHAAVLAGIKRHDPDFVLIQEVNQRWSEALNAIKDRYPHVVSKPREDNFGMVLLSKDAPLDSNILDVGNIGVPTILAKFALDGRAFFILGTHTLPPVGSEYARMRDRHLAEIPRVTAGLDAPVVVLGDLNTSPWSYHFRKLIRESGLRDASRGHGVQTTWPTHLFPMLIPIDHCLYSSGIKILDKEIGGRNGSDHYPVIVDFSLLGPQPD